The Nitrogeniibacter aestuarii genome has a window encoding:
- a CDS encoding thioredoxin domain-containing protein has translation MEQDILSPDAERFATLLERLKRDHDIETLDENTAEAFGDGPGDSLTLVIEDVVRTPEVWDVAVVLPEALKSIKQPLRAGIATLDASRQLSAKYGVKRFPAMLFRRDGEYVGTVEGMLDWGYLVAAIERKLGEDTQRPPSIGIPVKGPSAGTGCH, from the coding sequence ATGGAACAAGACATCCTGAGCCCCGATGCCGAGCGCTTTGCCACGCTGCTCGAGCGTCTCAAACGCGACCACGACATCGAGACCCTGGACGAGAACACCGCCGAGGCCTTCGGTGACGGCCCCGGCGACAGCCTGACCCTGGTGATCGAGGACGTGGTCCGCACGCCCGAGGTGTGGGATGTGGCGGTCGTGCTCCCCGAGGCGCTCAAATCCATCAAGCAACCCCTGCGCGCCGGTATCGCCACCCTCGATGCCAGCCGTCAGCTGTCGGCCAAGTACGGCGTCAAGCGCTTCCCGGCCATGCTGTTCCGTCGCGATGGTGAATACGTGGGCACCGTCGAAGGCATGCTCGACTGGGGCTATCTGGTGGCCGCCATCGAACGCAAGCTGGGAGAAGACACCCAGCGCCCGCCGAGCATCGGCATTCCTGTCAAAGGCCCGTCTGCCGGTACCGGCTGCCACTAA
- a CDS encoding hydrogenase expression/formation protein yields the protein MKDFPIPVVSFGPGSQQEDEELEYIAAPGEMSVFNTPQYPATENPVTRDAAVAVLQDLLAKMKSTPFEGDVAIDIGRLDPEVLRLVNDALGEGEVGVTVAGDMPLRIQETVFAGVWRTLSDAHGDVALINRIEAGPMPAAVINAGQADAMAAVEPPPVTEGVMNAPAVLSELNDVVARRQPTDPAHIINLTLLPMTPQDLDYLGAALGVGPVVILSRGYGNCRITKTRLRDTWWVQYFNSTDKLILNTLEVTRLPDVAPAAEEDYADSIERLGEWIQALLDD from the coding sequence ATGAAAGATTTTCCGATCCCCGTCGTCAGCTTTGGTCCGGGTTCCCAGCAAGAGGATGAAGAGCTCGAGTACATTGCCGCGCCGGGCGAAATGTCGGTGTTCAACACGCCGCAGTACCCGGCCACCGAAAACCCGGTCACCCGCGATGCGGCGGTGGCGGTGCTCCAGGACCTGCTGGCAAAGATGAAATCCACCCCGTTCGAGGGCGATGTGGCCATTGACATCGGCCGTCTCGATCCCGAGGTGTTGCGTCTCGTGAACGACGCGCTGGGCGAGGGCGAGGTGGGTGTGACCGTGGCTGGTGACATGCCCCTGCGCATCCAGGAGACCGTGTTTGCCGGTGTCTGGAGAACCCTGTCCGACGCGCATGGCGACGTGGCGCTCATCAACCGGATCGAAGCGGGCCCCATGCCCGCCGCCGTGATCAATGCCGGTCAGGCGGACGCGATGGCCGCGGTCGAACCGCCGCCGGTGACCGAAGGCGTGATGAATGCGCCGGCGGTGCTGAGCGAACTCAACGATGTCGTGGCCCGTCGCCAGCCGACCGATCCGGCGCACATCATCAACCTGACCTTGCTGCCCATGACCCCGCAGGATCTCGACTATCTGGGCGCTGCCCTCGGTGTCGGACCGGTGGTGATCCTGTCCCGTGGCTATGGCAACTGCCGCATCACCAAGACGCGTTTGCGCGACACCTGGTGGGTGCAGTACTTCAACAGTACGGACAAGTTGATCCTCAATACACTCGAGGTGACGCGCCTGCCTGACGTGGCGCCCGCGGCCGAAGAGGATTACGCTGACAGTATCGAGCGCCTGGGCGAATGGATTCAGGCCCTGCTCGACGATTAA
- a CDS encoding rubredoxin: MFEGSYLGDNGRIADDAKLECGICWQVYDPAEGDPVWQIPPGTPFAALPEHWTCPNCDAPREKFMVVDA; encoded by the coding sequence ATGTTTGAAGGCAGTTATCTGGGTGACAACGGCCGGATTGCCGACGATGCCAAACTCGAATGCGGCATCTGCTGGCAGGTCTATGACCCGGCCGAAGGTGACCCGGTGTGGCAGATTCCGCCGGGAACGCCGTTTGCAGCGCTCCCGGAGCACTGGACCTGCCCCAATTGCGACGCGCCGCGCGAAAAGTTCATGGTGGTGGACGCCTGA
- the hybE gene encoding [NiFe]-hydrogenase assembly chaperone HybE, translating to MNAPETFFAESPAETVRRIFECIDRERMHDVPLCNRALEVETVGFRHWEGLWVGVVITPWAMNLMVLPAGSESFAPLRVGQEHEWAFPSGAYPFMGNNEPGLGEYHYCSLFSPMDDFIDQAVAREVAEASLDELFVAPEPETPPEPQPLDRRAFLRKALGRKDAE from the coding sequence ATGAACGCGCCGGAAACCTTCTTTGCGGAAAGCCCCGCCGAGACGGTGCGCCGCATTTTCGAGTGCATTGACCGGGAGCGCATGCACGATGTGCCGCTGTGCAACCGGGCACTCGAGGTCGAGACCGTTGGTTTCCGCCACTGGGAAGGCCTCTGGGTGGGCGTGGTGATCACGCCGTGGGCGATGAACCTCATGGTCTTGCCCGCCGGAAGCGAGTCATTTGCGCCCTTGCGTGTGGGTCAGGAGCACGAGTGGGCGTTTCCCTCCGGGGCGTATCCCTTCATGGGAAACAATGAGCCGGGCCTCGGCGAATATCACTACTGCTCGCTGTTCTCGCCCATGGACGATTTCATCGACCAGGCGGTGGCGCGTGAAGTGGCAGAGGCCTCGCTCGACGAGCTGTTCGTCGCGCCCGAGCCCGAGACGCCACCCGAGCCGCAGCCACTCGATCGTCGCGCTTTCCTGCGCAAGGCGCTTGGCCGCAAGGACGCGGAATGA
- the hypA gene encoding hydrogenase maturation nickel metallochaperone HypA, with protein sequence MHEMSLAEGIRSIVEETAQAQGFARVKAVVIEVGQLSSVEVESLKFCFDVVMRGTVADGARLDIETVPGTGWCMPCGKSVPIKALYDPCPDCGSYQVQATGGTEMRVVALDVDGAPERAAEGVE encoded by the coding sequence ATGCATGAAATGTCGCTGGCCGAAGGCATTCGCAGCATTGTTGAGGAGACCGCGCAGGCACAGGGTTTCGCCCGTGTGAAAGCGGTGGTGATCGAGGTGGGACAGTTGTCCTCGGTGGAAGTCGAGTCGCTGAAGTTCTGTTTTGACGTGGTGATGCGCGGCACGGTGGCCGATGGCGCGCGTCTGGATATCGAGACCGTGCCCGGCACCGGCTGGTGCATGCCCTGTGGCAAGTCGGTGCCGATCAAGGCCCTGTACGACCCTTGCCCCGATTGCGGCAGCTACCAGGTGCAGGCCACCGGTGGCACGGAGATGCGCGTGGTCGCGCTGGATGTGGATGGTGCGCCCGAGCGCGCCGCCGAAGGAGTCGAGTGA
- the hypB gene encoding hydrogenase nickel incorporation protein HypB: protein MCTVCGCGAGEVTIGRKTPQAEPSKAPTMGFKPAATHEHSHDHAHDHPHDHGHGHDHDHVHVSEGAMHFGHGPARAHAPGLSQGEMVRIERDILGKNDSLANVNRKWFDDHGIFALNLVSSPGSGKTTLLCKTIESLKGRMPVAVIEGDQQTEFDADRIRATGAPALQINTGKGCHLDAAMVGQAMPRMDLEDNSLLLIENVGNLVCPAAFDLGEAHKVAILSVTEGEDKPLKYPDMFAAADIMILNKVDLLPYLSFDADKAVEFALRVNPNLKVFRVSATTGEGFDAWLAWIDAGVSAQQAKLSSQVESLKARVADLERRLAGAGEA, encoded by the coding sequence ATGTGTACCGTGTGTGGATGTGGCGCCGGCGAGGTGACCATCGGACGCAAAACCCCCCAGGCCGAGCCGAGCAAGGCGCCCACCATGGGCTTCAAGCCGGCGGCGACGCATGAGCACAGCCATGATCATGCGCACGATCACCCTCATGATCACGGCCATGGCCACGATCATGACCACGTGCACGTGAGTGAAGGCGCCATGCACTTTGGTCACGGCCCGGCCCGCGCCCATGCGCCGGGTCTCTCGCAGGGTGAGATGGTGCGCATCGAGCGCGACATCCTGGGCAAGAATGATTCGCTGGCGAATGTGAACCGCAAGTGGTTCGACGATCACGGTATCTTTGCGCTCAATCTGGTCTCCAGCCCGGGCTCCGGCAAGACTACCTTGCTGTGCAAGACCATCGAATCGCTCAAGGGGCGCATGCCCGTGGCAGTGATCGAGGGCGACCAGCAGACTGAATTCGACGCCGATCGCATCCGCGCCACCGGTGCGCCGGCCCTGCAGATCAACACCGGCAAGGGCTGTCATCTGGACGCCGCTATGGTGGGGCAGGCCATGCCGCGCATGGATCTGGAGGACAACTCCCTGCTGCTGATCGAGAACGTGGGCAACCTGGTGTGCCCGGCGGCGTTCGATCTGGGCGAGGCGCACAAGGTCGCCATCCTGTCGGTGACCGAGGGCGAGGACAAGCCGCTCAAGTATCCGGACATGTTCGCGGCTGCCGACATCATGATTCTCAACAAGGTGGATCTTCTGCCCTATCTGAGCTTTGATGCTGACAAGGCGGTTGAATTCGCACTTCGCGTGAATCCGAACCTCAAGGTGTTCCGGGTCTCGGCGACCACGGGCGAAGGCTTCGATGCCTGGTTGGCATGGATTGACGCGGGCGTCAGCGCGCAGCAGGCGAAGCTGTCGTCGCAGGTCGAGTCGCTCAAGGCCCGGGTGGCCGACCTCGAGCGTCGGCTGGCCGGGGCCGGAGAGGCCTGA
- the hypF gene encoding carbamoyltransferase HypF, whose translation MDARTDRTVPLLERRRVRVRGIVQGVGFRPFVYRLAQELDLAGWVRNDAEGVEMEVQGLPGNISALLVRMVKEAPRLARVDHVEANGRAPDPDDRGFTIRPSHGGAVTTAIGADTSVCPDCLAELFDQENRRWRYPFINCTHCGPRYTITRALPYDRANTSMAGFTQCEACQDEYEAPTHRRFHAEPNACPACGPSLSYYRIDGVRVATRDPIAEALLAILSGQIVAIKGLGGYNLVCDARNPEAVEHLRMRKQRGDKPFAVMVLNANSARQFARVGLLEDELVSGPERPIVLMNKRRDAEMHLWGVAPDLGQIGFMLPNTPLHYMLFHDEAGRPAGTQWLDEVHPLALVVTSANPGGEPLVIDNVAAFDQLKGIADFVLTHDRDILVRADDSVMRVIDHAPTTIRRGRGYTPQAIRLSRKGPAVLATGGYLKNTICLTRGDEAFLSQHVGDLSNAATCEAMDAAIAHLSSVLECQPEWIACDLHPDFHATRVAHALAAERNLPLVEVQHHHAHIGAVLAEHCFDGPVLGLALDGVGMGADGDAWGGELLKVDGARFERLGHLRPLRLPGGDRAAREPWRMAASVMFDIGHGDLIADRFGAHRGADRLAEVLEKDMRCPPTSSMGRWFDAAAGLLGVCDVMQYEGEAAMRLEALAADYGPVLPLHQGWYIDRDRQLDLRPLIASLMDERHPARGAAVFHTTLIAALADWVVDTARAEGLDTVALGGGCFLNALITEGLSRRLGSRGLTVLRAHQAPTSDGGLSLGQAWVAIARAME comes from the coding sequence ATGGACGCGCGCACCGACCGTACCGTGCCCTTGCTTGAACGCCGCCGCGTGCGCGTTCGCGGCATCGTGCAGGGGGTCGGCTTCCGGCCCTTCGTGTATCGGCTCGCCCAGGAGCTCGATCTGGCCGGCTGGGTGCGCAATGACGCCGAAGGCGTCGAGATGGAAGTGCAGGGGCTGCCCGGCAACATCTCCGCCTTGCTGGTGCGCATGGTCAAGGAGGCGCCCCGTCTGGCACGGGTGGACCACGTCGAGGCCAACGGCCGCGCGCCGGACCCGGACGATCGTGGTTTCACCATCCGCCCGAGTCATGGCGGCGCGGTGACGACGGCGATTGGCGCCGATACGTCGGTCTGCCCCGACTGTCTGGCCGAGCTGTTCGATCAGGAGAACCGCCGCTGGCGCTACCCCTTCATCAACTGCACGCACTGTGGGCCGCGCTACACGATCACGCGCGCCTTGCCCTATGACCGGGCCAATACCAGCATGGCCGGCTTCACCCAGTGTGAAGCCTGTCAGGACGAATACGAGGCGCCGACGCACCGGCGTTTCCATGCCGAGCCCAATGCCTGTCCGGCATGCGGCCCGAGCCTGAGTTACTACCGCATCGACGGTGTTCGAGTCGCCACCCGCGACCCCATTGCCGAGGCGCTGCTCGCCATCCTGTCCGGGCAGATCGTGGCGATCAAGGGGCTGGGTGGATACAACCTGGTGTGTGACGCGCGCAACCCCGAAGCGGTCGAGCACCTGCGCATGCGCAAGCAGCGCGGCGACAAGCCCTTCGCGGTGATGGTGCTCAACGCCAACTCGGCGCGCCAGTTCGCCCGTGTCGGTCTGCTCGAGGACGAACTCGTGAGCGGCCCGGAGCGCCCGATCGTGCTCATGAACAAACGCCGTGACGCCGAGATGCATCTGTGGGGCGTGGCGCCGGATCTGGGCCAGATCGGTTTCATGCTGCCCAACACGCCGTTGCACTACATGCTGTTTCATGACGAAGCCGGGCGCCCCGCCGGCACACAGTGGCTCGACGAAGTGCACCCGCTGGCGCTGGTGGTGACCTCCGCCAACCCGGGCGGCGAACCGCTGGTGATCGACAACGTGGCGGCCTTCGATCAGCTCAAGGGCATTGCCGACTTCGTGCTCACGCATGATCGCGACATCCTGGTGCGCGCCGACGACAGCGTGATGCGGGTCATCGACCATGCACCGACGACGATACGACGCGGTCGTGGCTACACGCCGCAAGCCATCCGCCTGTCGCGCAAGGGGCCGGCGGTGCTGGCCACCGGCGGCTACCTCAAGAACACGATCTGTCTCACGCGTGGGGACGAGGCCTTTCTCTCTCAGCATGTGGGCGACCTGTCCAATGCGGCCACCTGTGAGGCCATGGACGCGGCCATCGCGCACCTGTCGTCGGTGCTCGAATGCCAGCCCGAATGGATCGCCTGCGATCTTCACCCCGATTTTCACGCCACGCGAGTGGCGCATGCACTGGCGGCCGAGCGCAACCTGCCGCTGGTTGAAGTGCAGCATCACCATGCCCACATTGGCGCCGTGCTGGCCGAGCATTGCTTCGACGGCCCGGTGCTCGGTCTGGCGCTCGACGGCGTCGGCATGGGCGCCGACGGAGACGCCTGGGGCGGCGAGTTGCTGAAGGTGGACGGCGCTCGTTTCGAACGCCTCGGCCATCTGCGTCCGCTGCGCCTGCCCGGTGGGGATCGCGCCGCGCGCGAACCCTGGCGGATGGCCGCTTCGGTGATGTTCGACATCGGCCATGGGGACCTCATTGCGGATCGCTTCGGCGCGCATCGCGGGGCCGACCGGCTTGCCGAGGTGCTGGAAAAGGACATGCGCTGCCCGCCCACCTCGAGCATGGGGCGCTGGTTCGACGCGGCGGCCGGCCTGCTCGGTGTGTGCGACGTGATGCAATACGAAGGCGAAGCGGCCATGCGCCTCGAAGCCCTGGCGGCGGACTACGGTCCGGTGCTGCCCTTGCATCAGGGCTGGTACATCGATCGTGACCGGCAACTCGACCTGCGGCCGCTCATCGCGTCGCTGATGGACGAGCGTCATCCGGCGCGGGGTGCTGCCGTGTTCCACACCACCCTGATTGCCGCACTGGCGGACTGGGTGGTCGATACGGCGCGCGCAGAAGGACTCGATACCGTGGCGCTGGGGGGCGGCTGCTTCCTCAACGCCTTGATCACAGAGGGATTGTCCCGGCGATTGGGCAGTCGGGGTTTAACGGTTTTGCGGGCGCATCAGGCCCCCACGAGCGACGGCGGTCTGTCGCTGGGGCAGGCCTGGGTGGCGATTGCCCGCGCGATGGAGTGA
- a CDS encoding HypC/HybG/HupF family hydrogenase formation chaperone: MCLAIPARVVELMEEDMARVDLGGVRKEISLALVDGIEVGDYVIVHVGYALSRLDPEEAAKTLALFEESGMDLQAIAEGSA, encoded by the coding sequence ATGTGTCTGGCGATTCCCGCACGCGTGGTGGAATTGATGGAAGAGGACATGGCCCGGGTGGACCTGGGCGGTGTTCGCAAGGAGATTTCCCTGGCCCTGGTCGACGGGATCGAGGTGGGCGACTACGTGATCGTGCACGTGGGTTACGCCCTGTCCAGACTCGACCCCGAAGAAGCCGCGAAGACGCTGGCCCTGTTCGAGGAATCGGGCATGGATCTGCAGGCGATTGCCGAGGGCTCGGCATGA
- the hypD gene encoding hydrogenase formation protein HypD codes for MKYVDEFRDGDVAARLAEAIARESDTGRSYAFMEFCGGHTHAISRYGVTDLLPANVRMIHGPGCPVCVLPIGRIDMAIRLVLERPEVILTTYGDCLRVPASNQLSLLKAKAQGGDVRMVYSAADALALAQKHPEREVVFFAIGFETTTPPTALVIKQARTMGLKNFSVICNHVLTPSAIMTILESPEVRELGTVPLDGFIGPAHVSTIIGSKPYAFFAEEYRKPVVIAGFEPLDVMQAIRMLVRQVNEGRAEVENEFTRAVDEHGNLKAQALVSEVFELRRSFEWRGLREVPYSALKIREGFGEQDAERKFGLEFTSVPDNKACECGAILRGVKKPTDCKIFGTVCTPENPMGSCMVSSEGACAAHYNYGRFRDVPVVAA; via the coding sequence ATGAAGTACGTGGATGAGTTCCGCGACGGTGACGTCGCCGCCAGGCTGGCCGAGGCCATTGCCCGCGAATCCGACACCGGGCGCAGCTACGCCTTCATGGAATTCTGCGGGGGCCACACCCACGCCATCTCCCGCTATGGCGTCACCGATCTGTTGCCTGCGAATGTGCGCATGATCCATGGGCCCGGCTGCCCGGTGTGCGTGCTGCCCATCGGCCGCATCGACATGGCCATCCGTCTGGTGCTGGAGCGCCCCGAGGTGATCCTCACCACCTATGGCGACTGCCTGCGGGTGCCGGCCTCCAACCAGCTGTCCCTGCTCAAGGCCAAGGCCCAGGGCGGTGACGTGCGCATGGTGTACTCCGCGGCCGACGCGCTGGCGCTGGCGCAGAAACATCCGGAACGGGAGGTGGTGTTCTTCGCCATCGGCTTCGAGACCACCACGCCGCCGACCGCGCTGGTGATCAAGCAGGCGCGCACCATGGGCCTCAAGAACTTCAGCGTGATCTGCAACCATGTGCTCACGCCCTCGGCGATCATGACCATCCTCGAGTCGCCCGAAGTACGCGAGCTGGGCACGGTGCCGCTGGACGGTTTCATCGGCCCGGCGCACGTGTCCACCATCATCGGTTCCAAGCCCTATGCCTTCTTTGCCGAGGAATATCGCAAGCCGGTGGTGATCGCGGGTTTCGAGCCGCTGGACGTGATGCAGGCCATCCGCATGCTGGTGCGGCAGGTGAATGAAGGCCGGGCGGAGGTGGAAAACGAGTTCACCCGCGCGGTGGACGAGCATGGCAACCTCAAGGCCCAGGCGCTGGTGAGTGAGGTGTTCGAACTGCGCCGAAGTTTCGAGTGGCGCGGTCTGCGCGAAGTGCCGTATTCCGCCCTCAAGATTCGCGAGGGGTTTGGCGAGCAGGACGCCGAGCGCAAGTTCGGTCTCGAATTCACCTCGGTGCCCGATAACAAGGCCTGCGAGTGTGGCGCCATTCTGCGTGGCGTCAAGAAGCCCACCGACTGCAAGATATTCGGCACGGTATGCACGCCCGAAAACCCCATGGGTTCGTGCATGGTCTCGTCCGAAGGGGCCTGCGCCGCGCACTACAACTACGGCCGTTTCCGCGACGTGCCGGTGGTCGCCGCCTGA
- a CDS encoding methyl-accepting chemotaxis protein, which translates to MGIFGRSKRVAGQGSNGVSTLSTNSANLAGALSGVRVKPTFVVGYVSPHIDIDRVASQVRNAFPGAALAFCSTAGELCSDGGGLYCKADGSWDGIVLQLFDASIVARAQVVSSPLECDDLRGGSVGMPLKNRIERIKSNIEQLNTDIHIDHRDTLAYVLFDGLSASESFFMEALYDSGRFPCLFVGGSAGGKFDFKNTYLHDGNRRLENHALVVFLKMAPGVRFGVLKSQNFEPAGEQYQILSASVEQRFVNQVVDRNGQIRTLVDALCDTLKCGPAELEAKLAEYSFAIKVGKELFVRSISQLDVDNGRVHFYCDLAPGDDLHLVRRTSLVSTTENDMQRFMRGKPVKPIAGILNDCILRRLYNDKELSSMGRVLDGVPVAGFSTFGEILGLNLNQTLTAVFFFRVAQGQSFHDEYVDNFVAHYGEFKAFFLRRQIAKLSGLSNVVVSQIDDFKRQRFDTTLDMTGLDESMARVFKGMNDLGAELANSHSLREATAHKLSDCANDLYGSMSELGEHIVAQENTVEEAASTVQSLTGRATEVAGSARDLAEASERIQSVVEAIQQIADQTNLLALNAAIEAARAGEAGRGFSVVADEVRKLAEKSRDSADDIGRDITHLAGEIGRVAEDIEAQSGGVAELSSLLAAIQDSSRQTHGTAEHTRRVADTLKDLTQTEYSSR; encoded by the coding sequence ATGGGCATCTTTGGACGCAGCAAACGCGTTGCGGGTCAAGGCTCGAACGGCGTCAGCACGCTCAGCACCAATAGCGCGAATCTGGCCGGCGCCTTGTCCGGCGTGCGCGTCAAGCCCACCTTCGTGGTCGGATACGTGTCGCCGCATATCGATATTGACCGGGTGGCCTCGCAGGTGCGCAACGCATTTCCGGGCGCTGCGCTGGCCTTCTGTTCCACCGCAGGGGAGTTGTGCAGCGACGGTGGCGGTCTGTACTGCAAGGCCGATGGTTCCTGGGATGGCATCGTGCTGCAGCTGTTCGACGCCAGCATCGTTGCGCGCGCCCAGGTTGTTTCGTCCCCGCTCGAATGCGACGACTTGCGTGGTGGTTCGGTCGGCATGCCGCTCAAGAACCGCATCGAGCGGATCAAGAGCAACATTGAACAGCTCAACACCGACATTCACATCGATCACCGCGATACGCTCGCCTATGTGCTCTTCGACGGCCTGTCGGCCTCCGAGTCCTTCTTCATGGAGGCGCTTTACGATTCGGGCCGGTTCCCCTGCCTGTTCGTGGGCGGCTCTGCCGGCGGCAAGTTCGATTTCAAGAACACCTACCTGCACGACGGCAACCGTCGTCTCGAAAACCATGCGCTGGTCGTGTTCCTGAAGATGGCACCGGGGGTGCGTTTCGGCGTGCTCAAGAGCCAGAACTTCGAGCCGGCGGGCGAGCAGTACCAGATTCTTTCCGCCTCGGTGGAGCAGCGCTTCGTCAATCAGGTGGTCGATCGCAACGGCCAGATCAGAACACTGGTCGATGCCCTGTGTGACACGCTCAAGTGCGGCCCGGCCGAACTCGAGGCCAAGCTGGCCGAATACTCCTTTGCCATCAAGGTGGGCAAGGAGCTGTTCGTGCGCTCCATCTCCCAACTCGACGTGGACAATGGTCGGGTGCATTTCTACTGCGATCTGGCGCCGGGCGACGACCTGCATCTGGTGCGCCGGACGAGTCTCGTCAGCACCACCGAAAACGACATGCAGCGCTTCATGCGCGGCAAACCGGTCAAGCCGATTGCCGGTATCCTGAACGACTGCATCCTGCGTCGCCTCTACAACGACAAGGAGCTGAGCAGCATGGGGCGCGTTCTTGACGGCGTGCCGGTGGCCGGTTTCTCCACGTTCGGTGAAATCCTCGGCCTGAACCTCAACCAGACCCTCACGGCGGTGTTCTTCTTCCGCGTGGCGCAAGGGCAGAGTTTTCATGACGAGTACGTGGACAACTTTGTTGCCCACTACGGCGAGTTCAAGGCCTTCTTCCTGCGGCGCCAGATTGCCAAGCTCTCAGGGCTGTCCAACGTCGTGGTCAGCCAGATCGACGACTTCAAACGACAGCGCTTCGATACCACCCTGGACATGACCGGGCTGGACGAGAGCATGGCGCGTGTCTTCAAGGGCATGAACGACCTGGGCGCCGAGCTGGCCAACTCTCACTCGCTGCGCGAGGCCACGGCGCACAAGCTGTCCGACTGTGCCAACGATCTGTATGGCTCCATGAGCGAACTGGGCGAGCACATTGTTGCCCAGGAGAATACCGTGGAGGAGGCGGCCAGCACCGTCCAGAGCCTGACCGGGCGCGCCACCGAGGTCGCGGGCAGCGCCCGTGATCTGGCCGAGGCCAGTGAGCGCATCCAGAGCGTGGTCGAGGCCATCCAGCAGATTGCCGACCAGACCAACCTGCTGGCCCTGAATGCGGCCATCGAAGCGGCACGCGCCGGTGAGGCGGGGCGCGGTTTTTCGGTGGTGGCCGACGAGGTCCGCAAGCTGGCCGAAAAGTCGCGCGACAGCGCAGACGATATCGGTCGCGACATCACGCATCTGGCCGGCGAGATCGGCCGCGTGGCCGAAGATATCGAAGCGCAGTCCGGCGGTGTTGCCGAGCTGTCTTCCCTGCTCGCCGCCATTCAGGACTCGAGCCGGCAAACCCATGGCACCGCGGAGCACACGCGTCGCGTGGCCGACACCCTGAAGGATCTGACCCAAACGGAGTATTCGTCGCGCTGA
- the hypE gene encoding hydrogenase expression/formation protein HypE, which yields MKENYVRPLDIKRGRVDLSHGAGGRVSAQLIRELFARHFSNPALDAGDDGAVLPALAPGERLVMATDAHVVSPLFFPGGDIGCLSVHGTVNDVAVMGARPLYLSASFILEEGYPLADLARIVESMGKAARDAGVPIVTGDTKVVEAGKGDGVFISTTGVGALPAGIDLSGRNARPGDAILLSGSIGDHGMAIMAQRESLSFDSEIVSDTAALHGLIAQLLEAVPTVRVLRDPTRGGLATTLNEIAQQSGAGMVLDEKAIPVREQVDAACELLGLDPLYVANEGKVIAVVPAEDADAALAAMRAHPLGAEAARIGDVIEDSNGFVQIKTGFGGKRMVDWLSGEQLPRIC from the coding sequence ATGAAGGAAAACTACGTACGTCCCCTCGACATCAAACGCGGTCGCGTCGATCTCTCCCATGGCGCGGGTGGTCGTGTCTCCGCGCAACTGATTCGCGAGCTGTTTGCCAGACATTTTTCCAATCCCGCGCTCGACGCCGGTGACGACGGCGCCGTTCTGCCGGCGCTCGCGCCCGGCGAGCGTCTGGTCATGGCCACCGACGCCCATGTGGTTTCGCCGCTGTTCTTCCCCGGCGGCGACATCGGCTGCCTGTCGGTGCACGGCACGGTCAACGATGTGGCTGTGATGGGCGCCCGCCCCCTGTATCTGTCGGCCAGCTTCATTCTCGAAGAGGGCTATCCGCTCGCCGATCTGGCGCGCATCGTCGAATCCATGGGCAAGGCCGCGCGCGATGCCGGAGTGCCGATCGTGACCGGCGACACCAAGGTGGTCGAGGCGGGCAAGGGCGATGGGGTGTTCATCTCCACCACCGGCGTGGGGGCCTTGCCGGCCGGGATCGACCTCTCTGGCCGCAATGCACGCCCGGGCGATGCAATTCTGCTGTCCGGGTCCATTGGCGACCACGGCATGGCCATCATGGCGCAGCGCGAGTCCTTGTCCTTCGATTCCGAAATCGTCTCCGATACCGCGGCCCTGCATGGCCTAATCGCCCAGTTGCTCGAAGCGGTGCCGACCGTGCGTGTGCTGCGCGACCCGACCCGCGGTGGCCTGGCCACTACGCTCAACGAAATCGCTCAGCAGTCTGGCGCCGGCATGGTGCTCGACGAGAAGGCCATTCCCGTGCGCGAGCAGGTCGATGCCGCGTGCGAGTTGCTGGGTCTCGATCCGCTCTATGTGGCCAACGAGGGCAAGGTGATTGCCGTGGTGCCGGCCGAAGATGCCGATGCCGCGCTCGCAGCCATGCGTGCGCATCCCCTGGGTGCCGAGGCGGCCAGGATCGGCGACGTGATCGAAGACAGCAATGGCTTTGTTCAGATCAAGACCGGTTTTGGCGGCAAGCGCATGGTCGACTGGCTCTCCGGCGAGCAGTTGCCGAGGATCTGCTGA